A single window of Oceanispirochaeta sp. DNA harbors:
- a CDS encoding zinc-dependent alcohol dehydrogenase family protein: MNIAQIEKKNALRFIEISKPTPMEDEVLIEVMASGICGTDVHIYQGDYKGSYPIIPGHEFSGIIQEVGDKVRNFKIGDRVTIEPNLSCGTCYDCLSNRQHFCQNVQSVGVTKPGGMAQYVCVPERAVFPIGDLSFEEAAFMEPLSCVLHGVEQVNPGLSDSLLIIGAGPIGLLLLQSFLVKGCSRVDVIDKDESRLKMATAMGASSISTQLDVNKKESYHIVCDATGVTFIMEETLNYVRPSGRILWFAVPHVDAEIKVHPFKMFEKEISIFSSYTSCRNSWQALEMIQNKRINVSKLISHRIPLKDFEKGLKILQNHSEPAMKILVLPQED; the protein is encoded by the coding sequence ATGAATATTGCCCAGATTGAAAAGAAAAATGCCTTAAGATTTATAGAGATATCCAAACCGACACCGATGGAGGATGAAGTTCTGATTGAAGTCATGGCCAGTGGCATTTGCGGCACCGATGTCCACATTTACCAGGGTGATTACAAAGGAAGTTATCCAATAATACCCGGACATGAGTTTTCTGGAATCATCCAAGAAGTCGGAGACAAAGTCAGAAACTTCAAGATAGGAGACAGAGTCACTATTGAACCGAATTTATCTTGTGGGACCTGCTATGACTGCTTGAGCAATCGCCAGCACTTTTGCCAGAATGTACAATCGGTTGGCGTCACAAAACCTGGCGGGATGGCACAATATGTATGCGTTCCTGAAAGGGCTGTTTTTCCAATAGGAGATCTAAGTTTTGAAGAAGCCGCTTTTATGGAACCCCTATCCTGTGTTCTCCATGGTGTAGAGCAGGTTAATCCAGGCCTTTCGGATTCGCTGCTCATCATCGGAGCCGGTCCCATTGGCCTTCTGCTGCTGCAGAGCTTTCTGGTAAAGGGATGCTCACGTGTAGACGTCATAGACAAAGATGAATCAAGACTGAAAATGGCGACAGCTATGGGTGCATCTTCAATCTCTACACAGTTGGATGTTAATAAAAAAGAATCCTACCATATCGTCTGTGATGCTACTGGTGTCACCTTTATTATGGAAGAAACGTTAAATTATGTGCGCCCCTCAGGGCGGATTTTATGGTTTGCGGTCCCCCATGTTGATGCTGAGATCAAGGTACATCCCTTTAAAATGTTTGAGAAAGAAATTTCAATTTTTTCTTCTTATACATCTTGTCGGAACTCATGGCAGGCACTTGAAATGATACAAAATAAAAGAATCAACGTCAGTAAACTGATTTCTCACAGAATTCCGTTAAAAGATTTTGAGAAAGGCTTGAAAATTCTGCAGAACCATTCTGAACCTGCAATGAAGATTCTAGTTCTACCACAGGAGGATTAA